The sequence ACTGCTTGGTTATTATTTCATTGTCAGTTCATTGTCGAGAGATTTTCTACATAGTATTAAAAATTATTTTCCGGATACGGCAGGATATTATATGTATATGCTACCTTCTTCTGATGAAATAAATGTCCTTACACCAATGCAAGCCTGCTTTAGTGGTACTGCTTGGTTATTATTTCATTGTCAGTTCATTGTCGAGAGATTTTCTACATAGTATTAAAAATTATTTTCCGGATACGGCAGGATATTATATGTATATGCTACCTTCTTCTGATGAAATAAATGTCCTTACACCAATGCAAGGGACGGGTATTTCAATGTTATGGACACTGATCTTTATTATAGTAGCTATTGTATTTTACCGTAAACGAGAAGCCTAAGTTTAGGTTTCGTGTTTTTTTCAAAATAAGGAATGAATGAATTGCTAGAAGTATGCCCTTACCTTATTGGAAGGGACAACTACCGTTTCTTTTATCAAACAAACATATGGGACACCCATTTTCTTGTAAATGTACATATGAATTATCTGATAGGAAAGAGAGTTCAATACTCTTTTTGCTGTTCAAAATAATTAATGAATTTCTTAGGAAAAGGGGTGAAAAATGAAATCCTCTAAAAAAGTTAAAGTATACGCTTACCTTTGCTTTCTGGTAGTTTTTTTACTGATTTTTCCGGTTATTGCACACGCAAAATCAGTACACTTAATATTGGTTAAATATGATTCCGAGATGAAATCCGTTGGTTCCAAAACGTACGTTGAAAGGTCGATGGAGCCTTCTTTGCAGAAGGGAATATTGGAAGATATTAAGGTGTCTACTGAAGCTATTGCGAATGTATTTGGAGGAAAGAGTGCTTCTCCCTTCTTAATATTTGTACAATCAGATCAAGGGCAACAGAATTATGCGGAAAACCCCACTGGGCAAACATATTATTATTCTTGGGGAAACTACATTGTGTATGGGCCGAAAGGAAGAAATACGGCTGTAATATCCCATGAGTTGGTTCATGCTGAGCTTAGAGAGCGCCTTCTGAATAAGGATCGAGTGCCCGCCTGGTTTGACGAAGGGCTGGCTACTATGGTTGATGGACGGTATTCGGATAATCAGTCTGTATGGGCCCGTGAAACGGATAACGGGAAACAGAATATAAATTTCGATAAAATGAACTCGCATGCCGCATTCGCATACGGTACAGCAGAGGCTGAAACTAATTACAATCTGGCTTGTTATGAAGTAACCCGGTGGTATTCAATTGTTGGACAGGATGGGATAATGAAATTCATCTCCGAGTTGAATTCCGGCAAAGATTTTAACTCCGTATATTCAAGTATTGAAGCAGATTCCTAAGAACATTCAGGCATAACCTAAAACGAACACGATGTGGTAAGCGTCAAATAGCCCTCATCTTGGATCAATTATGTATTATAATAACTCATGATGAACAATTGCTAACGAAATTAGAAGAAACTAAGAATCCGATAAATAGATTGTCATCTTGTGAATGATACTCGCAAGAATCAGAATAATGCGATTGTGATCCGGTGAAGTGATAAAGTGATTTAATGCAGCAAAAGGAAGCCATGAACGAATTTGTTATGACCACAAGATATAGGATTGAAGGAGGAAGGAGTCGTTAAATTTTTGTTTGAATTTCTCAATATGATTAAGTGGAATTTATAAAAAGAGAGAGGGGGAACTTTCCAAAGTACCTTTTAAGGGGTCCGAGGATGCGATTTCTTCGGAGTATTTTGTGAGTTCAAAAAAGAGGAATTCTGAAAGGATGATAGTTGTGCAGCAAAATTTGCAAAAAGGACTTGATGAGGTTGGAGGAACAGGCCAACTTCCACTCAAGAAGAATAAAAACGAAATTTTAGAATGGATTAAGGCAATCGCGATTGCTGTAGTGCTTGTTGTTTTGATTCGCTGGCTTTTGTTCAAACCCTTTATTGTTGAAGGTTCTTCAATGAAGCCTAACTTTCATACTAGAGAACGAGTGATTATAAATGAGATTTTGTATGATATAAGATCCCCTCGCCGGGGTGAGGTCATTGTATTTCATGTGCCTTCCGAGGGTAAGGATTTTATCAAACGGGTCAGCGGTGTTCCTGGAGATTACGTAAAGGTTGAGGGGGATGTAGTCACTATTAACGGAGAAGTGGTTAGCGAGCCTTATATCAAGGAAGCTATCGATGATGCGCATAATAATAATGCTTTGTATAATAATAAGAATTTCCCAAATGAAGATTTCTCGGATGCGACAGTACCGAAAGGATATTTATTCGTAATGGGAGATAACCGTTCGGACAGTAAGGACAGCCGAATGATCGGATACGTACCATTAACGGATGTTGTCGGACGGGCAGATCTAATTTTCTGGCCCTTGGATGATATAAAAATAATCAACTATAATAGATAGTCAACTGGGAATACTGATTAATAAGGCTTCCTTGATGGTTCTGAGTTTGTTTTTGAGTGGAGAGGAAAAGAGAGATTTTTATAGCTGCGGGTTGTGCTTGGGCCATTTCCGCCAACAGTTTGCCCGGTCGGGGCTGACGCTATCGCGGCAGACCCTGGCGAATTGGATGATGTATGGGGCGGATCAGTGGTTGACACCGTTGTTTGAGCGAATGAAAGAACACTTGCTGCAACAGGATATTCTGCACGCGGACGAAACGACGCTGCAGGTGCTGCGTGAGCCTGGGAAGTCCGCGGAGTCACCGTCTTATCTGTGGCTGTACCGGACCGGACGCATGGGTCCGCCCATCGTGTGTTATGAATACCGCCCGACGCGTGGTGGGGAGCATCCCCGAAACTTTTTGGCTGGATTCAGTGGATATCTGCACGTGGACGGGTATGCGGGTTACCACAAGGTGGCCAAAGTGACCTTGGTCGGGTGCTGGGCTCATGCGCGACGCAAGTTTGACGAAGCCTTAAAGGCCTTGCCTTCCGCGGAAGCCCGGATTGGAACGGCCGCGCAGCAGGGGCTCACGTTTTGCAATCAGTTGTTCGCGATTGAACGAGAACTGAAGGAAGGGACGCCGGAAGAACGAGGAACCGTCCGAATGGAGCGCAGCCGCCCGGTTCTGGATGCTTTTTCGGCATGGTTACGTCAGCAAAAATCTCGGGTCCTGCCGAAAAGCGCACTGGGCCAAGCGATTACCTACTGCCTGAATCAGTGGGAGAAGTTGACTGCTTTTCTGAAAGATGGGCGACTGGAGATCGACAATAACCGCAGCGAACGGGCGATTAAACCGTTTGTGATTGGACGCAAAAACTGGCTTTTTGCAAACACTCCACGCGGAGCTAAGGCCAGTGCCGTGATCTACAGCGTGATGGAAACGGCAAAAGAGAATGGACTGAATCCGTTCCAGTACTTGAAGTTTCTGTTTGAACAGCTTCCACAGCTCCCTGATCTAAAAGATACGGAAGCGCTGGACCCATTTTTGCCTTGGTCATCCGCTTTGTCAGCGATCTGTCGGGTATTAAAAGCCTAATCTCAACCTAAAATTCCAGCCCTCATCTTGGTGTCAAGGTGTGGGCTGTTTGACGCTTAGCTTCAAGTCACTGATAGACAAGGGTATAAACCTAAGATCATGTGAATTAATCACATTATTATCTCCTTTAGCGATTACTGATGAGCAATAATAGGCACTAGGATCATACTCGTGACAAACAGAAAACAACTTTCATTAATTCCCATTTTATGGTAAACCATTTGATTAGTTATTACAATAGTATTGAAGTGACAGCTCAGATGAACCCTTTTCTCTAAATGGAGCGGATTACTCACTCTTGCTCATTTACTGATATGTTTTGACAGAATGTTTTTTCTATGTTAAATTAAAAATATTATTTTCTGATTTAGCTAAATAGCTAAATAGCTAAATAGATAAATTAAAAGCTCCCAAATACCAAAATGTATGTAGAAATGAGGTTAAATATGGCTATTAACAAAGTGTTCAAAGCCCTTGCTGATCCTACGAGAAGGGAGATATTAGAACTTTTAAAAGAAAAAGATTTAACGGCTGGGGAAATAGCTGAACATTTTGATATCAGTAAACCCAGCATCTCACGCCATTTGAATATTTTGAAGGAAGCTGAATTGGTGTGGGATGAGCGAAAAGCGAATTATATTGTTTATTCGTTAAATACCACTGTTTTTCAAGGCGTACTAAAGTGGCTCATTGATTTCCGAAATGAAAAGGAGATGTGATTATTTTGACTAAAACCGTAAGTAAACTTCGTTTGTGGACGGGATGGTTTATCCCACTTGCTTTGATTATGATAGCTATTGGAGTTAGTGTGTGGACGTACCCTGCATTACCGAATCGCCTAGCAACTTATAGTGATGTAGATTGGGCTACTCGAAAAGAATTTATTGTCACTTTAATTCCTGTTATTATGTTGTTTATTTTCACTTTGTTCCGACTAGCTCCTTTTATTGGACGTAAATATATGGATATTCAACGATTAAAAAGTATGCTCAATGCCCTGCTTGTTTTTATGATGCTGTTGCTGTTGGTTCTTCACACGGTTATCTTATTGCAACCTTTGAATTATCAGGTCCCTTTTAGAGTGCCGACTATCGTTTCTATTGTGATCGCCATCTATTTCATTATGATAGGGAACTATTTACCACATATCCAACGCAGTAAACTTCCTAAAGAACCTGCTCATTCTAAGGGAAATCTACAAGAAGTATTTATTTCCGTGATAAAAATGAAATTGTTAGGTTTGAATTTCTTAGCAGACCTGTATCTGCTTGGTTTAGGATCTAATAATGATAATCCACGCTTGCAAAAGCAATTACGTTCCTTTGCGTCACGTATTCTGATCTTTGGTGGGATGATCATTGGCCTAACGGCCTTCCTCCCAGGTAACTACCCCATCGTTGGTATGATTGTCGTCGTCGTAGCTGTTGCAATAACGTCGATTATAGTAGTCGCTCGTTTAAAGAAGACATACAAAGCTATTAATTAGAGAGCATCATGATAAATACTAGAGTACTCATTTTTTTTCATAGATCGCCCATCCTTGCAAATAAATTTTTTGTATAAATGTAACAGGATGCAAACTGAAAACCTTTCGTAACGAATAGAGCTAGTCCTCCTTTCGTTATGATTACATATGTAATTAGTGGATTAAAGGGTAGAATACCTTATTTTTTTGTTTTCAAAATCCGCCCATAAGTTTCAATAGCAAGGGCGCGTGAGCTCTTCAGATCTACAATGGCCTCTGGCCGGGCGAGATGGATTTCTTTGTTGGACAGATGGGCAAGCTCTGGCATCCAGTACCGAATATATGTTCCCTCTGGATCATTCGTCTGGGATTGGGTGACCGGATTCCTTGGAGGAATTACTGGTTATTTTCCAGGAGTGGTCTACAAAGCATGAAAAATAATGTGGATTGGATTTAATTCAAAGTAAAAATATGTTTCTTTGAACGAACCTTGATTGGCACAATGCCTTTCAAGGTTTTCTTTTGAGGGGCTAGCCCGTGACGAATGAATTCATCATTCAACCAATAACACTCTTAACCCATTTAATACCGCTATAAGAATTTCTACATTTTCTTAGTACGCATATAAATGCTTTAATATATAACCTAAGATAACGCTATTCGATACATCGAACAGGTCAATTATGGTCAGATATCACCAAGAATGACATTTTTTGTGAAGGGTAACAGGACGGTACAATTGTCGACGGCTTCGAGCCTGCACACCGACACGATGGATTATACCTATGATCAGGCCAACCCGTTGAAATCGGTCACTCGCAACGGTGTCGTCACTGCCTACAAATACGACGGCGATGGCTTGATGCGGGAGAAGAACAACGGTAGCACCACCCGCTTCTACTACGACGGGGAGAATATTATCGCCGAAGGTAGCGTGTCCGGCAGCACCGTCAGCTTCAAAGCCCGTTATGTGCTCGGCTATCAGCTGATCAGCATGAAGAACCAATGGGGTACGGTAGGGTATTACCTGGAGAACGGTCACGGTGACGTAGTGAACCTGTACAAACAGGATCAGACGCTCTTGAACACCTACGACTATGACCTTTGGGGAAATCCAAAGGTCACCGAAGAGGCAGACCAGTACAACAATCCCTTCCGCTACGCCGGTGAATACGGGGATACCAATACGGGCTTGCAGAACCTGCGAGCGCGATGGTACGATCCAAGCATCGGGCGATTCATCACTGAAAATACGTGGGAAGGACGGATTAACCATCCGGACAGCCAGAACCCGTATATCTATGTGGTGAATAACCCATTGATTTACGTGGATCCAAGCGGACATATTTTTGATGTAATCTTTGACATAGCTTCTCTTGCTTATGACACGTATCAGTTTGTACAAGACCCGAGTTGGGAAAATGCAGGTTATATGGGTCTGGATGTTGCCGCAGCAGCGATTCCTTTCGTTCCTAGTGCGAGCGCTCCGCTTCGATCGTTAAATAAAGTGGATGATGTATCCGACGCGGTGTCTTCGGTGAAGAAGGCCGTCAGCAGCATATGCAATTGCTTCGTTGAAGGAACAGAAGTGCTTACGGACCAAGGTGAAAAACCGATCAAGGAGATTGAGATCGGAGACAGGGTCCTCTCCAAAGATGATGAAACCGGAGAAGTGGCCTATAAAGAAGTCGTGGGACTGTTCCAGAAACAGGCGGACCAGATCTATACGATCCACATCGGGGAAGAGATTATCGAGGTAACGGGAGAGCATCCGTTCTGGCTGGACGGTCAGGGATGGACACTGGTAAAAGAGCTGAAGGTTGGAGATTTGCTAGTTTCCAGTGAAGGTTCCAAACTGGCCATCACCGAGATCGAGAAAGCGCCGCGGCAAACCACAGTCTACAATTTTGAAGTCAAAGATTTCAACTCCTATTTTGTATCTGACCTTGGGGTTTGGGTGCATAATTGTGCGGTTGGGGGGACGGGTAATGCTGGACCAACCGAACCTTACAACAGGAAAAAACATTACGGTTATACACCAAAAACCTCGGACAGAAAAGCGATAGGGGGAGAATCAGTTGACCATGATCCTCCATTAGTAAAGCGTTATTATGAAGGAGATCCGAAAACAGGAGAAAAGCCAGGTTATTTGCAAACTCCGGCTGAACGTAAAGCAAGTGCAAATGACCGCACAAGAATGCAGCCTGCAACAAAAGCTGAGCAAAATAGTCAAGGTGGGCAAATGTCACAATATTCAAAGGGGCAGAAGAAAAACCATGGACTTTAATATTAATAATAAAATAATCCAAGATCATTATTTAAAAATATGGGGTAACTCTTGCAGTAGCCATGAATTATTGAAAGGTCCAATTCATGAATTACCACCAGGGTTCAAGGTGTTAAAGTTTCCACCAACATCTTCAAGAAACATGTGGGCATACGCAACCAGTAGTCTTTCTCAGTCGCAAGAGGATAACCCTATAGAAATTCACGTTTTCGCTCCCCAAGAACAGGATTCTCTTATTGAACTTCTTACAGTTATTGCTCATTACCATAACACAGGAGCAAAACTTAAATTAGGGGACACTGTAAATTTTGGAGTGCCATGGTTGCCACAATCAAAATGCGAATACGGTATAATATCACTACCATATTTAGATGGTCCTTCATTGGAATGGCTACAAAATGACACTTTTCAAACAAGATTCTTATGGTTAATACCAATTACTAGGCAAGAAGTGGATTATAAGAAGAAATTTGGACTGGATTCTTTAGAGGAAAAATTTGATGATCTATCATTTAACTATTTAGACCCCTATAGGGATAGTGTCGTATAATTTAAAGAACGCTTAACCTCGATTGGCTTCATGCCATTCGAGGTATCTTTTTTTGATGGGGGCTACATAGTGCCGAATAAACCCTTTATTTTAAAATAACACAAACAACTCATGTAATTAGAGCGGACCTCCAACGGCCAAACGGTAGCCTTTGGCTACGATGAGTTGGACCGGATCATCGCCAGCAGCGAAGCTAATGAACAGTATAGCTATGATGTCAAGGGTAACCGGACGGTGCAATTGTCGACGGCTTCGAGCCTGCACACCGACACGATGGATTATACCTATGATCAGGCCAACCCGTTGAAATCGGGCACTCGCAACGGAGTCGTCACCACCTATAAATACGACGGTGATGGCTTGATGCGGGAGAAGAACAACGGTAGCACCACCCGCTTCTACTACGACGGGGAGAATATTATCGCCGAAGGTAGCGTGTCCGGCAGCACCGTCAGCTTCAAAGCCCGTTATGTGCTCGGCTATCAGCTGATCAGCATGAAGAACCAATGAGGTACGGTAGGGTATTATCTGGAGAATGGTCACGGTGACGTAGTGAACCTGTTCAAACAGGATCAGACGCTTTTGAACACCTACGACTATGACCTTTGGGGAAATCCAAAGGTCACCGAAGAGGCAGACCAGTACAGTAATACGTTCCGCTACGCCGGTGAATACGGGGATACCAATACGGGCTCGCAGAACCTACGAGCCAGATGGTACGATCCAAGCATCGGGCGCTTCATCACCGAAGATACGTGGGAAGGACGGATTAACCATCCGAATAGCCAGAACCCGTATATCTATGTGGTGAACAACCCACTGATTTAAGTGGATCCAAGCGGACATATTTTTGAAGTAATCTTTGACATAGCTTCTCTTGCTTATGACACGTATCAGTTTGTACAAGACCCGAGTTGGGAAAATGCGGGATATATAGGTCTGGATGTTGTAGCATCGGCGAGTCCTTTCGTTCCTAGTGGGAGCGCTCAGCTTCGTACGTTAAATAAAGTTGATGATGTATCGGATGCAGTGTCTTCCGTGGCTAAGGGTATGGCTGGAGCCTTAGAAAAGCGAGCAAATGAAATTCATGGTTCTCTTCCAGTGTTTACGCAATCTAAAACAACAACTGCTGTTGGTAGTTTGAAAAATTCTGATGGAAGTATTGAATATTTAGTTGGTTCTAGTGAAAAAAGATTGCGTCCTGCACAGCGCAATTTACTTAATCCTAATGAGGTGGAAGCAACTGGGATTGGACATGCTGAAGAAACAATAATTAATCAAGCAAAAGCTAACGGGCAAACTGTAGAAGAGATAGCTGCAAGTCGTCCTATATGTAAAGCATGCAAAAAATTGTTAAATGATAATGATATAAAGGCAGGAAGTCCCTTTAAAAAATAAAATGAAAAGGAGAAAAAGATAAATATGTTATTCGAGCCAACAATATTATTCAACAATCTAGAAAGATTGACAAACAAACAGAAAATAGCTTTCGGTGCTTCCTTATGTGAAAGATTACTGCCAAACTACATGAAATTTACTGAAATCGAGAAGTGGGGTGACTTTAGTTTTATGAGAAGGACTTTAGATGAGATATGGAAGCATATCTTAGAAAATGAAATCTCCGAATCGAGAATAGAAGAATTAATGGTAGGATGTTATCGATTGACGCCTGGTGCAGATGATTTCATATCAATCTATACATCATTTGCTATTGATGCAGGTGGAGCAATTCATGAAACATTGAAATGTTGCTTAGATGGTAAGGCTGAACATATTGTCGATGTAGCAAGTTTTGCTCGAGATTCACTGGATAAGTATATCCAAGAGAAAAACGATTTGCAGTATTCAGATCCAAGTTTTGAAGAAAGAATACTGAATGATCCTCTAATGCAAAGAGAACTTCAAAGGCAGAAAAAAGAACTGAATTTACTCAGGAATGAGATCATATTAAATGTACAATTTATTAGTAATGAATTGTTGTTCAATAAAGGAAAAAGTATTCTGGATAATTAAAAAACTGTATTGATATTAGTTTGGTTATACCTCATCAAATAGATAGATCAAGAAAGCTAAGGGGCTAGCGCGTGCCGATACTCTATCGGCCTCGCTGTTTGAGTTTAGAAGGAAATCGTTGGTAGTTTTAAACTCAAACTACAGTAGGCTATTATTTAGAGAATGGTCACGGTGACGTAGTGAACCTGTACAAACAGGATCAGACGCTTTTGAACACCTACGACTATGACCTTTGGGGAAATCCAAAGGTCACCGAAGAGGCAGACCAGTATAGTAATCCCTTCCGCTATGCCGGTGAATACGGGGATACAAACACGGGCTTGCAGAACCTACGAGCGCGGTGGTACGATCCAAGCATCGGGCGATTCATCACCGAAGATACGTGGGAAGGACGGATTAACCATCCAGACAGCCAGAACCCGTATATCTATGTGGTGAACAAT comes from Paenibacillus sp. 19GGS1-52 and encodes:
- the lepB gene encoding signal peptidase I, with translation MIVVQQNLQKGLDEVGGTGQLPLKKNKNEILEWIKAIAIAVVLVVLIRWLLFKPFIVEGSSMKPNFHTRERVIINEILYDIRSPRRGEVIVFHVPSEGKDFIKRVSGVPGDYVKVEGDVVTINGEVVSEPYIKEAIDDAHNNNALYNNKNFPNEDFSDATVPKGYLFVMGDNRSDSKDSRMIGYVPLTDVVGRADLIFWPLDDIKIINYNR
- a CDS encoding suppressor of fused domain protein — encoded protein: MDFNINNKIIQDHYLKIWGNSCSSHELLKGPIHELPPGFKVLKFPPTSSRNMWAYATSSLSQSQEDNPIEIHVFAPQEQDSLIELLTVIAHYHNTGAKLKLGDTVNFGVPWLPQSKCEYGIISLPYLDGPSLEWLQNDTFQTRFLWLIPITRQEVDYKKKFGLDSLEEKFDDLSFNYLDPYRDSVV
- a CDS encoding FAD-binding domain-containing protein, which produces MPPRNPVTQSQTNDPEGTYIRYWMPELAHLSNKEIHLARPEAIVDLKSSRALAIETYGRILKTKK
- a CDS encoding autorepressor SdpR family transcription factor, whose translation is MAINKVFKALADPTRREILELLKEKDLTAGEIAEHFDISKPSISRHLNILKEAELVWDERKANYIVYSLNTTVFQGVLKWLIDFRNEKEM
- a CDS encoding DUF416 family protein, whose protein sequence is MLFEPTILFNNLERLTNKQKIAFGASLCERLLPNYMKFTEIEKWGDFSFMRRTLDEIWKHILENEISESRIEELMVGCYRLTPGADDFISIYTSFAIDAGGAIHETLKCCLDGKAEHIVDVASFARDSLDKYIQEKNDLQYSDPSFEERILNDPLMQRELQRQKKELNLLRNEIILNVQFISNELLFNKGKSILDN
- a CDS encoding RHS repeat-associated core domain-containing protein codes for the protein MNLFKQDQTLLNTYDYDLWGNPKVTEEADQYSNTFRYAGEYGDTNTGSQNLRARWYDPSIGRFITEDTWEGRINHPNSQNPYIYVVNNPLI
- a CDS encoding polymorphic toxin-type HINT domain-containing protein, yielding MKGNRTVQLSTASSLHTDTMDYTYDQANPLKSVTRNGVVTAYKYDGDGLMREKNNGSTTRFYYDGENIIAEGSVSGSTVSFKARYVLGYQLISMKNQWGTVGYYLENGHGDVVNLYKQDQTLLNTYDYDLWGNPKVTEEADQYNNPFRYAGEYGDTNTGLQNLRARWYDPSIGRFITENTWEGRINHPDSQNPYIYVVNNPLIYVDPSGHIFDVIFDIASLAYDTYQFVQDPSWENAGYMGLDVAAAAIPFVPSASAPLRSLNKVDDVSDAVSSVKKAVSSICNCFVEGTEVLTDQGEKPIKEIEIGDRVLSKDDETGEVAYKEVVGLFQKQADQIYTIHIGEEIIEVTGEHPFWLDGQGWTLVKELKVGDLLVSSEGSKLAITEIEKAPRQTTVYNFEVKDFNSYFVSDLGVWVHNCAVGGTGNAGPTEPYNRKKHYGYTPKTSDRKAIGGESVDHDPPLVKRYYEGDPKTGEKPGYLQTPAERKASANDRTRMQPATKAEQNSQGGQMSQYSKGQKKNHGL
- a CDS encoding RHS repeat-associated core domain-containing protein, with amino-acid sequence MNLYKQDQTLLNTYDYDLWGNPKVTEEADQYSNPFRYAGEYGDTNTGLQNLRARWYDPSIGRFITEDTWEGRINHPDSQNPYIYVVNNPLIYVDPSGHIFDVIFDIASLAYDTYEFVQDPSWAGCNFFGG
- a CDS encoding IS66 family transposase, with product MVLSLFLSGEEKRDFYSCGLCLGHFRQQFARSGLTLSRQTLANWMMYGADQWLTPLFERMKEHLLQQDILHADETTLQVLREPGKSAESPSYLWLYRTGRMGPPIVCYEYRPTRGGEHPRNFLAGFSGYLHVDGYAGYHKVAKVTLVGCWAHARRKFDEALKALPSAEARIGTAAQQGLTFCNQLFAIERELKEGTPEERGTVRMERSRPVLDAFSAWLRQQKSRVLPKSALGQAITYCLNQWEKLTAFLKDGRLEIDNNRSERAIKPFVIGRKNWLFANTPRGAKASAVIYSVMETAKENGLNPFQYLKFLFEQLPQLPDLKDTEALDPFLPWSSALSAICRVLKA